One Manihot esculenta cultivar AM560-2 chromosome 18, M.esculenta_v8, whole genome shotgun sequence genomic window carries:
- the LOC110606846 gene encoding uncharacterized protein LOC110606846: MRSTISHLLSPTLLPPPLNIRRKTPTFPLKNSRKFSSSSRTRTSEIQLKVSSSSSENQTVTFAPSPTRKDDDDVDDSDVLPSASDVVRSFYKGINDRDLGSVEELIAEKCVYEDLIFPRPFVGRKAILEFFKKFIDSFSKDLQFAIEDISAEDSLAVGVTWHLEWKGKAFPFSKGCSFYRLEVINGTRQIIYGRDIVEPAIKPGEAALVAIQGVVWLLQRFPQLADQL; encoded by the exons ATGAGGTCCACTATATCACATCTCCTTTCTCCGACGTTACTGCCTCCTCCCCTTAACATTCGCCGGAAAACTCCAACTTTTCCGCTGAAGAACTCGCGAAAATTTTCGAGTAGCAGTAGAACAAGGACCTCAGAAATACAACTCAaagtatcatcatcatcatcagaaAATCAAACGGTCACTTTTGCACCATCACCAACAAGGAAAGACGATGATGATGTTGATGATTCCGATGTATTACCGTCTGCATCGGATGTAGTGAGGAGCTTTTATAAAGGAATCAACGATCGCGATCTCGGCTCCGTGGAGGAGTTAATTGCAGAGAAGTGTGTGTACGAAGATCTTATCTTTCCGCGGCCGTTCGTTGGTCGGAAG GCAATATTAGAGTTCTTTAAGAAGTTCATTGATTCATTCAGCAAGGACCTCCAATTCGCTATTGAAGATATCTCTGCTGAGGATTCCTTAGCAGTTGGAGTCACATGGCATTTAG AATGGAAGGGAAAGGCATTCCCATTTAGCAAAGGATGCAGCTTTTATAGGCTAGAGGTCATCAACGGCACAAGACAAATAAT TTACGGTCGGGACATTGTTGAACCGGCAATCAAGCCTGGAGAGGCAGCTCTG GTTGCCATCCAGGGTGTAGTTTGGTTGCTGCAACGCTTCCCTCAGCTGGCAGATCAGCTATGA
- the LOC122722496 gene encoding LOW QUALITY PROTEIN: pentatricopeptide repeat-containing protein At1g71490 (The sequence of the model RefSeq protein was modified relative to this genomic sequence to represent the inferred CDS: deleted 2 bases in 1 codon): protein MQSAFTHHHPIVHNRCVYSACHLHLILLKGLSLSQFQKFIPEKWKQASKEVILQNNQLVLGKCRTGNEPMIDNLINSLREFACQGHLLKAFKLFSLIQQQASCTTTNDTILHSISSLLLSCVNLKALPQGKQLHALVISLGFEQHPILVPKLVNFYSKFDLLIDAHIITENSNILHPFPWNLLISSYVRNGLYDEALSAYKKMISKGIRPDNFTYPSVLKACGEKLDLAYGREVHESIKVSCHIWSLFVHNSLVSMYAKTGELEIARCLFDKMPERDAVSWNAMISGYASKGMWKEAFELFEQMQIAGVELNIVIWNTIAGGCLHSGNFRGALELLSQMRSCGICLDSVALIIGLGACSHIGAIRLGREIHGYAIRSFCGGADNVRNALITMYSRCKDLRHAYILFQSVKTKSLITWNSMLSGYAHMDQFEEASLLFRELFLSGIKPNYVSIASILPLCARAASLQHGKEFHCYILRHAEFKDYLLLWNALVDMYARCGKVLEAKRLFDSMNRRDEVTYTSLIAGFGIQGEGRAALKFFDEMNRNNIKPDHVTMVAVLSACSHSGLVTEGKMLFQKMSSEYGIVPCLQHFSCMVDLYGRAGLLHKAKEMITKMPYRPTSAMWATLLGACRIHGNTDIGEWAAEKLLEMRPENSGYYVLIANMYAAAGRWNKLAKVRTYMRDLGVRKAPGCTWVDVGSELSPFLVGDTSKPNADEFYPLLEGLTNLTKDVDYDARESFGSVDVLEEIG from the exons ATGCAATCAGCTTTCACTCATCATCATCCTATCGTTCACAACAGATGTGTCTATAGTGCATGCCATCTTCACCTCATTTTG CTCAAAGGCCTTTCTCTAAGTCAATTCCAAAAGTTCATTCCTGAAAAATGGAAACAAGCTTCCAAAGAGGTAATTCTTCAAAACAATCAGCTGGTTCTGGGAAAGTGCAGAACTGGCAATGAACCTATGATAGATAACCTTATTAATTCTCTCAGAGAATTTGCCTGCCAGGGCCATTTATTAAAAGCATTCAAACTCTTTTCCCTGATCCAGCAACAAGCCTCTTGTACTACTACAAATGATACTATTCTGCATTCcatctcttctcttcttttatcTTGTGTCAACCTGAAAGCTCTCCCACAGGGTAAACAACTACATGCCCTCGTTATCTCTTTGGGATTTGAGCAACATCCCATTTTGGTTCCCAAGCTTGTCAATTTTTACTCAAAATTTGATCTTTTAATTGATGCTCACATCATTACTGAGAATTCCAATATTTTGCACCCATTTCCTTGGAATCTGCTTATCTCTTCTTATGTTAGAAATGGACTGTATGATGAGGCTCTTTCTGCCTATAAGAAGATGATAAGTAAAGGAATTAGACCCGATAATTTCACCTATCCATCTGTTCTCAAGGCCTGCGGCGAAAAATTGGATCTAGCCTATGGGAGAGAGGTTCATGAATCCATTAAAGTTAGCTGTCATATATGGAGCTTGTTTGTACATAATTCCTTAGTTTCCATGTATGCCAAGACTGGTGAATTGGAGATTGCCCGTTGCTTGTTTGACAAAATGCCAGAAAGAGATGCTGTTTCTTGGAATGCAATGATTTCTGGTTATGCCTCCAAGGGAATGTGGAAGGAAGCATTTGAGCTGTTTGAACAAATGCAGATAGCAGGTGTTGAATTGAATATTGTAATTTGGAACACTATAGCTGGAGGGTGCTTGCATTCGGGCAATTTTAGGGGGGCACTTGAATTGCTTTCTCAGATGAGAAGTTGTGGCATTTGTTTGGACTCAGTTGCATTGATTATTGGTCTCGGTGCATGTTCCCATATTGGTGCCATTAGATTAGGTAGAGAGATTCATGGCTATGCAATTCGCAGCTTTTGTGGTGGAGCAGATAATGTTAGGAATGCCTTAATCACTATGTATTCTAGGTGCAAAGATCTTAGGCATGCCTACATTTTGTTTCAATCAGTGAAAACTAAGAGCCTAATTACTTGGAACTCCATGCTTTCTGGTTATGCCCATATGGACCAATTTGAGGAAGCATCCTTGCTATTCAGAGAATTGTTTCTATCTGGCATTAAGCCAAATTATGTGTCTATAGCAAGCATTCTTCCCCTTTGTGCTCGAGCGGCAAGTCTACAACATGGTAAGGAGTTCCATTGTTACATTTTGAGGCATGCAGAATTTAAGGATTATTTGTTGCTGTGGAATGCTCTCGTTGACATGTATGCAAGATGTGGAAAAGTTTTAGAAGCCAAAAGGTTGTTTGATTCAATGAACAGAAGGGATGAAGTGACATATACTTCCTTGATCGCTGGGTTTGGAATACAAGGAGAGGGGCGAGCAGCATTAAAGTTTTTTGATGAAATGAACAGGAATAATATTAAACCAGACCATGTAACAATGGTGGCAGTTCTATCTGCTTGTAGTCATTCAGGGCTAGTAACTGAAGGAAAAATGTTGTTTCAAAAGATGTCTAGTGAATATGGCATAGTTCCATGTTTACAGCACTTTTCCTGCATGGTTGACCTCTATGGGAGAGCAGGATTATTACATAAAGCTAAGGAGATGATCACAAAGATGCCTTACAGGCCAACCTCTGCCATGTGGGCCACTCTTTTAGGAGCTTGCCGTATCCATGGAAATACTGACATAGGGGAATGGGCTGCTGAGAAACTGTTGGAAATGAGGCCTGAAAATTCAGGTTACTATGTGTTGATTGCTAATATGTATGCTGCTGCTGGTCGTTGGAACAAGCTAGCAAAGGTGAGGACTTACATGAGGGACTTGGGTGTGAGGAAAGCTCCTGGCTGTACCTGGGTTGATGTGGGCTCTGAATTGTCACCATTTCTGGTCGGAGATACTTCAAAACCTAATGCAGATGAGTTTTACCCATTATTGGAGGGATTGACTAATTTAACTAAAGATGTTGATTATGATGCCAGAGAAAGTTTTGGTTCAGTTGATGTATTGGAGGAAATAGGATGA